GGCAGACGAAGAGAGTTCGTTTATGAATGGTATGAGTCATGAAGGCAATTCGCTTGTGAAAAGTAATGTAAGCCTGAAGAGATCTATTATATAAAATAAAAGATGACCGAAGCCATAAAAATGTTTATGCTGAGGATTAAGGGTTCGGGGGTCGCTTATGTATTTTCTGTTCGAGTGCGGTTGATTGACCAGTCCGGTAATTTTGCTACCACGAAAGACACGAAATGACACGAAAAGAATGTGTTTCGGAGGCTGTTGCTGGGACATTGATGTCAGTCGTCATAGCTGAGTTCTCCGATTTCCTCATCGACGATTTTGGTTTCCGCAGCGAACTTCTGCATGTAGTAAGCAACACCGCTGACTGCGATTACGAATAAAAATCCGAACAACATGTAGATTGATGCGGGAGTCAGCTGCCACCAGGCGACTGCAATATAAAGTAAAAAGGCTGATGCCAGGAAAATGACGACGAAATGAATCAGCGATTTCAACCGGTAAGCGGGACTGCTCAAGTCATTTTTGAGTGGAGGATAAACAAGTTTCTGGCGTTTGATGTCATTGCCGTTTTTGCTTAATGTGCAGAGAAAAGGTCCTTTGGAAAGGCTGACCATTTTCGTTGTCGTCGTGTAACGGTTGTCACCTATCATGAAATTATGAGCGGTTTCGGTAGCGACGCTTCTTTGTGTCGAGACCAGAGTCCCGTCAACAAACACCTTTTGTAAACCGGATAACGAACTGAACCACGCCTCAATTATTCTGCCGTCATCCTCGAACGAAAATGAATACCCTTTCAGAAAGCTGAATGCTTTTGGTTTGCTCATCAGTCAGAGTTCTGTTTCACTTGAAATCGAGTTAGAGACCGGCCTGTTTCAATGATGGCTACGCTACCCCGGTAGTTCGTTGATTCTACTACGATTCTGCTCCGTTTAAAATGAATTTCTGAAGTTCAGGAACATACCGCCACCAGCTGCGTTCGCTTTCCAGTCTCTCTCGATACTCTTGATCGAGTTTGCAATAAACGAAATATTCTTCCGGCGTCCATTCGTACTGTTCCTTGTATGTTGCCACGCCGACATAGAGTTGCGGAAAGGAGCGGCGGTGAACCAGACCGAAATCGGCGATGGTCGCGGTGCGACGGCGCGCAGGATACATCGGCCACAATCTCAGGAAATCATCTCGAATCTGTGGCGACACGGCAAAAACCGTCATCATGGTACGTTTTTGAGACGTGGTTTTATAGCGCTCTGTGCAGAACCGGTCCCAGATCGGACAACGTTCCTCCGACCACAGTTCGTCCCCTTTGAGTGTGATCCGGAAGTAAGGCTGATTTCGGTTTCCTCCGACTTCAAGCACACCACGCTTACATAACCACTTAAGGCGGTCTTGTAATTGATCATCATCGAAGTCATGTGAGTAACCCAGATTCCACTGCTCGCAGAAGACCTCCTGCCGCAGGTATTGAAACCGAACATCACAATCAAAAAGAACATCCAGCAGAATCAGATCATTGTCTGAGAGACAGGTAGAATCAGTACGATAGGGCAGTTTCTGCATAGCGTGGGGGATTTATTTTTCGGTTCCTGGAACCTTTAATGTTTAGCTTTGACGTTCAATATAATAATACAGGAAACCAGTCACTTCGCAAAGGAGCGCAACAGGCCACATTCGGGGCAGCGATAGGAAATGATCTTTCTTGTTCGGGATTCTTCAATTCTGACAGTCTTAGTTCTGTTTTTCGTCTTGAACCCGAAAAACGTGCCGCCCGCGCTTTCTGGATCGTCCGGATGCCACGTGGTCTGGAGAGCACCCAAGAGCGTATTATCTGGAATGAACCCTTTTTCCATCTGTTTTTCACAGTCCGGGCAGTGAG
The sequence above is a segment of the Gimesia algae genome. Coding sequences within it:
- a CDS encoding PF20097 family protein; this translates as MNTIPHCPDCEKQMEKGFIPDNTLLGALQTTWHPDDPESAGGTFFGFKTKNRTKTVRIEESRTRKIISYRCPECGLLRSFAK